The Actinopolyspora erythraea genome has a segment encoding these proteins:
- a CDS encoding homogentisate 1,2-dioxygenase, translating into MPYYRQVGEIPRKRHTQFRQPDGSLYAEELMGIEGFSSESALLYHRGLPTAVVAAEAVDERGRETAPNLPLRPRHFRTGELAFPHGDPGTDAVTGRRLLFGNGDVSICFAVPDVTSPLYRNATGDELCYVQTGSARFETIYGALEVAEGDYVLLPASTTYRVVPRGERPPRLYLVEATGHIGPPRRYLSARGQFLESSPYCERDLRGPTEPLLLEGERVDVLVRHHDGLTRMTYEHHPFDVVGWDGCLYPWVFNIDDFEPITGRIHQPPPVHQTFEGPNFVVCSFCPRKVDYHPDSIPVPYNHANVDSDELMFYVGGDYEARKGSGIGIGSLSLHPSGCTHGPQPGAAEASLGAERFDETAVMIDTFRPLRLGEAATASEDSSYYRSWVRDKPES; encoded by the coding sequence ATGCCGTACTACCGCCAAGTGGGCGAGATTCCGCGCAAGAGGCACACCCAGTTCCGCCAACCGGACGGCAGCCTCTACGCCGAGGAGCTGATGGGGATCGAGGGCTTCTCCTCGGAGTCGGCCCTGCTGTACCACCGAGGACTTCCCACCGCCGTCGTAGCGGCCGAGGCGGTGGACGAGCGGGGCCGCGAGACCGCCCCCAACCTGCCGTTGCGCCCCCGGCACTTCCGCACCGGCGAACTCGCGTTCCCGCACGGCGATCCCGGCACCGACGCGGTGACCGGGCGCAGGCTGCTGTTCGGCAACGGCGACGTGTCTATCTGCTTCGCCGTTCCCGACGTCACCAGCCCGCTCTACCGCAACGCGACCGGTGACGAGCTGTGCTACGTGCAGACGGGCTCGGCCCGGTTCGAGACGATCTACGGGGCCCTGGAGGTCGCCGAGGGCGACTACGTGCTGCTGCCCGCCTCCACCACCTACCGGGTGGTGCCGAGGGGCGAACGGCCGCCGCGGCTCTACCTCGTGGAGGCCACCGGACACATCGGACCTCCCAGGCGCTACCTCAGCGCCAGGGGGCAGTTCCTGGAGAGCTCGCCGTACTGCGAACGCGACCTGCGCGGTCCCACCGAGCCACTGCTGTTGGAGGGCGAGCGCGTGGACGTGCTGGTCCGGCACCACGACGGCCTCACCCGGATGACGTATGAACACCACCCGTTCGACGTGGTCGGCTGGGACGGCTGCCTGTACCCGTGGGTGTTCAACATCGACGACTTCGAGCCGATCACCGGCCGGATACACCAGCCACCGCCGGTGCACCAGACCTTCGAGGGGCCGAACTTCGTGGTCTGCTCGTTCTGCCCCCGCAAGGTGGACTACCACCCGGACTCGATACCGGTGCCGTACAACCACGCCAATGTGGACTCCGACGAGCTGATGTTCTACGTGGGAGGCGACTACGAGGCACGGAAGGGATCCGGCATCGGGATCGGCTCGCTGTCGCTGCACCCCTCCGGCTGCACCCACGGGCCGCAGCCGGGTGCGGCGGAGGCCTCGCTGGGGGCGGAACGGTTCGACGAGACGGCGGTCATGATCGACACCTTCCGGCCGCTGCGGCTCGGCGAGGCGGCCACCGCATCCGAGGACTCCTCCTACTACCGCAGCTGGGTGCGCGACAAACCGGAAAGCTGA
- a CDS encoding cytochrome ubiquinol oxidase subunit I encodes MDLLGIARWQFGITTVYHFLMVPLTIGLAILVAGMQTAWYRTGNERYLKMTKFWGKLMMVNFAMGVVTGIVQEFQFGMAWSEYSRFVGDVFGAPLAMEGIVAFFVESVFLGLWIFGWDRLSKRAHLACAWAFSLATVASAYFILAANSWMQHPVGVEMVDGEPRLSSIWAVLTNSTLLAAFPHTIFGCFAVAGTFVLGIAAWKVWKRDRQGLPRDEDRRIWHKSMRVGAWVALVSFVGLAISGDVQGKLMFQQQPLKMASAEALCHTEQPASFSVFAYGDVSRPDCESVKSITVPFMLSYLAHGDFDTEVKGVQQLQGEYEDEYGTHYPNDPRLGDLAGERIEYQPNLPVTYWGFRFMIGFGAVSALAALGALWFTRGGRFPRGRLWGPLALASIATPFLGNVFGWIFTEMGRQPFVVAPNPDPSGVDGVWMYTAQAVSSGVSPGEMMTSLIALTSVYGVLLVVEVFLMVRYARGGFEAVMPPKHSDDDSGSGSGGDDVLSFAY; translated from the coding sequence GTGGATCTTCTCGGCATCGCCAGGTGGCAGTTCGGGATCACGACGGTCTACCACTTCCTCATGGTCCCGTTGACGATCGGACTCGCGATCCTCGTCGCGGGAATGCAGACCGCCTGGTACCGCACCGGCAACGAGCGGTACCTGAAGATGACCAAGTTCTGGGGCAAGCTCATGATGGTCAACTTCGCCATGGGCGTGGTGACCGGCATCGTGCAGGAGTTCCAGTTCGGCATGGCCTGGAGCGAGTACTCCAGGTTCGTGGGGGACGTCTTCGGGGCACCGCTGGCCATGGAAGGCATCGTCGCCTTCTTCGTCGAGTCGGTCTTCCTCGGGCTGTGGATCTTCGGCTGGGACCGGCTGTCCAAGCGGGCGCACCTGGCCTGCGCCTGGGCCTTCTCGCTGGCCACCGTGGCTTCGGCCTACTTCATCCTGGCCGCCAACTCGTGGATGCAGCACCCCGTCGGGGTCGAGATGGTCGACGGTGAGCCGCGGCTGAGCTCCATCTGGGCCGTGCTGACCAACAGCACCCTGCTGGCGGCCTTCCCGCACACGATATTCGGCTGCTTCGCGGTGGCGGGCACCTTCGTGCTCGGCATCGCCGCGTGGAAGGTCTGGAAACGGGACCGGCAGGGGCTGCCGCGCGACGAGGACCGCCGGATCTGGCACAAGTCCATGCGCGTCGGCGCCTGGGTGGCGCTGGTGTCCTTCGTGGGACTGGCGATCTCCGGGGACGTGCAGGGCAAGCTGATGTTCCAGCAGCAGCCGCTGAAGATGGCCTCGGCGGAGGCGCTGTGCCACACCGAACAACCCGCCAGCTTCTCGGTCTTCGCCTACGGCGACGTGAGCCGCCCCGACTGCGAGAGCGTCAAGAGCATCACTGTGCCGTTCATGCTGTCCTACCTGGCCCACGGCGACTTCGACACCGAGGTCAAGGGAGTGCAGCAGCTGCAGGGGGAGTACGAGGACGAGTACGGCACGCACTACCCGAACGACCCCAGGCTGGGGGACCTCGCGGGCGAGCGGATCGAGTACCAGCCGAACCTCCCGGTCACCTACTGGGGCTTCCGGTTCATGATCGGGTTCGGCGCGGTCTCGGCCCTGGCCGCGCTGGGCGCGCTCTGGTTCACCAGGGGCGGCAGGTTCCCGCGCGGACGGCTGTGGGGGCCGCTGGCGCTGGCTTCCATCGCCACCCCCTTCCTGGGCAACGTGTTCGGGTGGATCTTCACCGAGATGGGGCGTCAGCCGTTCGTGGTCGCCCCCAACCCCGACCCGTCCGGGGTGGACGGTGTCTGGATGTACACGGCGCAGGCGGTCTCCTCCGGGGTTTCGCCCGGGGAGATGATGACCTCGCTCATCGCGCTCACCTCGGTGTACGGCGTGCTGCTCGTGGTCGAGGTGTTCCTGATGGTGCGTTACGCGCGCGGTGGTTTCGAGGCCGTGATGCCGCCGAAGCACTCGGACGACGACTCCGGTTCCGGTTCGGGCGGGGACGACGTCCTCTCCTTCGCCTACTAG
- a CDS encoding arginine deiminase, translating to MTSEVGPLRTVLLHRPGGELKRLTPRNNDQLLFDAIPWVDRAEQEHDAFAAVLREQGVEVLLLDELLTEALRDPRARTAALHSGVDERRLGAEVADTLRSYMSNVDEKTLTGILIAGMTFEELPAAEGQSLVRRMHQPHDFAIDPLPNLLFTRDSSVWIDERVAVTSLAIPARIRESALTDLVYAYHPRFAQSARAYGAHSAPVEGGDVLLLAPGVVAVGVGERTTPAGAESLARSLFADGLAHTVLAVPITQTRASMHLDTVCTMVDRDAVLMYPAIRDHLTAYVLRPSGGGIKVSGPEPFLRAAAEAMELDRLRVVDTGLDPVTAEREQWEDGNNTLAVAPGTLVAYERNVETNARLEEAGIEVLRISGSELGSGRGGPRCMSSPIVRDTLD from the coding sequence GTGACGAGCGAAGTCGGCCCGCTGCGCACCGTGCTGCTGCACCGCCCCGGCGGTGAACTCAAGCGGCTCACCCCGCGCAACAACGACCAACTGCTGTTCGACGCGATCCCCTGGGTGGACCGCGCCGAGCAGGAGCACGACGCGTTCGCGGCGGTGCTGCGCGAGCAGGGCGTGGAGGTGCTGCTGCTCGACGAGCTGCTGACCGAGGCACTGCGCGACCCCAGGGCCCGCACCGCCGCGCTGCACAGCGGCGTGGACGAGCGCAGGCTGGGCGCCGAGGTCGCTGACACCCTGCGCTCCTACATGTCCAACGTGGACGAGAAGACGCTGACCGGCATCCTGATAGCGGGCATGACCTTCGAGGAGCTGCCCGCCGCCGAGGGGCAGTCGCTGGTGCGCCGGATGCACCAACCGCACGACTTCGCCATCGATCCGCTGCCGAACCTGCTGTTCACCCGGGACTCCTCGGTGTGGATCGACGAGAGGGTCGCGGTGACCTCGCTGGCGATACCCGCGCGGATCCGCGAGTCCGCGCTGACCGACCTGGTCTACGCCTACCACCCCAGGTTCGCGCAGTCCGCCCGCGCCTACGGCGCGCACTCGGCCCCGGTGGAGGGCGGGGACGTGCTGCTGCTGGCACCCGGCGTGGTGGCCGTGGGGGTCGGCGAACGCACCACTCCCGCCGGGGCGGAGTCGCTGGCCCGCTCGTTGTTCGCCGACGGGCTCGCCCACACGGTGCTCGCCGTGCCGATCACGCAGACCAGGGCGTCGATGCACCTGGACACGGTGTGCACGATGGTGGACCGCGACGCGGTGCTGATGTATCCCGCGATCCGCGACCACCTCACCGCCTACGTGCTGCGCCCGTCCGGCGGCGGGATCAAGGTCTCCGGCCCCGAACCGTTCCTGCGGGCGGCCGCGGAGGCGATGGAACTGGACCGGCTGCGGGTGGTCGACACCGGGTTGGACCCGGTCACCGCCGAACGCGAGCAGTGGGAGGACGGCAACAACACCCTGGCGGTGGCTCCCGGCACGCTGGTGGCCTACGAGCGCAACGTCGAGACCAACGCGCGACTGGAGGAGGCGGGCATCGAGGTGCTGCGCATCAGCGGCTCCGAACTCGGCTCCGGGCGCGGCGGGCCGCGCTGCATGTCCTCCCCGATCGTGCGCGACACCCTGGACTGA
- a CDS encoding fumarylacetoacetate hydrolase family protein, with translation MTWIEDPEFAPDRPFGPQTLPYGVLGTATGPTVAVRVGKHAIPLRGLADELGPRVAGLVSGDSLDPLLASGPAAWHELRERLLELVGADTRPPKAELIRADWHTQLMPFTVADFADFYSSRHHAENVGRIFRRETDPLLPNWTHLPVGYHGRSGTVVVSGTDVSRPSGQRRVSGDPTPVFGPTRRLDFEAEVGFVCGGEPASCVSPDEFADHVFGAVLVNDWSARDIQSWEYQPLGPFLAKSFATSVSGWITPLAALEHARVPTTGYDHQLLDYLVEQRPWGLDLRLEVRCNDTLLSRPPFDRMYWSPAQQLAHLTVNGSPVRPGDLFASGTVSGPEPDQRGCLLELSWGGSDPVTLEDGEQRTFLQDGDRVTISATAPGEHGRPVGLGDVTGTVLPAVRR, from the coding sequence GTGACCTGGATCGAGGATCCCGAATTCGCGCCGGACCGCCCGTTCGGCCCGCAGACACTGCCGTACGGCGTGCTGGGAACGGCCACGGGCCCGACGGTGGCAGTGCGGGTCGGCAAGCACGCCATCCCGCTGCGGGGACTCGCCGACGAGCTCGGCCCGCGAGTGGCCGGGCTCGTTTCCGGGGACTCGTTGGACCCGCTGCTGGCCTCGGGCCCCGCGGCCTGGCACGAACTGCGGGAACGCCTGCTGGAACTGGTCGGAGCCGACACCCGGCCGCCGAAGGCCGAGCTGATCCGCGCCGACTGGCACACCCAGCTGATGCCGTTCACCGTGGCCGACTTCGCGGACTTCTACTCCTCCCGGCACCACGCCGAGAACGTCGGCAGGATCTTCCGCCGCGAGACGGACCCGCTGCTGCCCAACTGGACGCACCTGCCGGTCGGCTACCACGGCCGTTCCGGCACGGTCGTGGTCTCCGGAACGGACGTCTCACGCCCCAGCGGTCAGCGCCGCGTCTCCGGCGACCCCACCCCGGTGTTCGGCCCGACCCGCAGGCTCGACTTCGAGGCCGAGGTCGGGTTCGTCTGCGGCGGTGAACCGGCCTCGTGCGTGAGCCCCGACGAGTTCGCGGACCACGTGTTCGGCGCCGTGCTGGTCAACGACTGGTCGGCCCGCGACATCCAGTCCTGGGAGTACCAGCCGCTGGGGCCGTTCCTGGCGAAGTCGTTCGCGACCTCGGTATCGGGCTGGATCACCCCGCTGGCCGCGCTGGAGCACGCCAGGGTCCCCACCACCGGCTACGACCACCAGCTGCTGGACTACCTCGTCGAACAACGGCCGTGGGGCCTGGACCTCCGGTTGGAGGTACGGTGCAACGACACCCTGCTGTCCCGCCCGCCCTTCGACCGGATGTACTGGTCGCCCGCCCAACAACTGGCGCACCTGACCGTCAACGGCAGCCCGGTCCGGCCGGGTGACCTGTTCGCCTCCGGTACGGTTTCGGGGCCGGAGCCCGACCAGCGGGGCTGCCTGCTCGAACTCAGCTGGGGCGGTTCCGACCCCGTTACCCTCGAGGACGGCGAGCAGCGCACTTTCCTGCAGGACGGCGACCGGGTGACCATCAGCGCCACCGCACCCGGGGAGCACGGTCGTCCGGTCGGGCTGGGTGATGTGACCGGCACGGTGCTGCCCGCGGTTCGGAGGTGA
- a CDS encoding DUF2470 domain-containing protein → MPETARTPAKPAPAERARTIAKRGGRAAVQPSGSGGERIQPLLHHVHRDGTATVLLADDHPLVGAVWQSPHGEFGAVLEVADSAPVRLREPVRGLIWLTGWLRVPDTGERHARVLEVAEERPDPRLLDVGNGVTALRLEAVSLVLADSEETCSIDVADFAASPPDPFCLHEDGWLRHLELSHRDVVGLLTRYLPERLRGGHVRPLGLDRYGVRLRVESVDGDHDVRLGFSQPVADSEQLSTELRRLMGCPFLAAKR, encoded by the coding sequence ATGCCCGAGACCGCTCGCACGCCAGCGAAACCCGCTCCGGCCGAACGGGCCCGCACGATCGCCAAACGGGGCGGCAGAGCGGCCGTGCAACCGTCCGGCTCGGGAGGAGAACGGATCCAGCCGTTGCTGCACCACGTGCACCGGGACGGCACGGCCACGGTGCTGCTGGCCGACGACCACCCGCTGGTCGGGGCCGTCTGGCAGTCGCCGCACGGCGAGTTCGGGGCCGTGCTGGAGGTGGCCGACTCCGCGCCGGTACGGCTCCGCGAACCCGTGCGCGGCCTGATCTGGCTGACCGGCTGGCTGCGCGTCCCGGACACCGGGGAACGGCACGCCAGGGTGCTCGAAGTAGCCGAGGAACGTCCCGACCCCCGCCTGCTGGACGTCGGCAACGGCGTGACCGCCCTGCGGCTGGAGGCGGTCTCCCTGGTGCTGGCCGACTCCGAGGAGACCTGCTCGATCGACGTGGCTGACTTCGCGGCCTCCCCGCCGGACCCGTTCTGCCTCCACGAGGACGGCTGGCTGCGCCACCTGGAGCTGTCCCACCGGGACGTCGTCGGGCTGCTCACCCGCTACCTGCCGGAACGGCTGCGCGGCGGGCACGTGCGCCCCCTGGGCCTGGACCGCTACGGGGTTCGGCTCCGGGTCGAGTCGGTGGACGGCGACCACGACGTCCGGCTCGGGTTCTCACAACCCGTGGCGGACTCCGAACAACTCAGCACCGAGCTGCGACGACTGATGGGGTGCCCCTTCCTGGCCGCGAAGCGGTGA
- a CDS encoding RICIN domain-containing protein, translating into MRKDRISVKPKKRIALVLATAFSLVGIMGAGAGAAEQHEQSPQAREAQTSIVLGEPYHLYNRSAHLFMIAKGWNTSENGILDLWYQHRTDSARLQEQWEFLPTGLSGVLRIKNVGSGLCLEPNNQDALRHVVQRQCDRGERAQWWWVDKDEGLRIAPYNNANRVMNPYQVAYPSRDIVLNKDVDSLSQRWSAIPVE; encoded by the coding sequence ATGAGAAAGGATCGGATCTCGGTGAAGCCGAAGAAGCGGATCGCGCTGGTACTCGCCACGGCGTTCTCCCTGGTGGGTATCATGGGGGCCGGCGCGGGCGCCGCCGAGCAGCACGAACAGTCGCCCCAGGCGCGCGAGGCGCAGACCTCGATCGTGCTGGGCGAGCCCTACCACCTCTACAACCGCAGCGCGCACCTGTTCATGATCGCCAAGGGGTGGAACACCTCGGAGAACGGCATCCTGGACCTGTGGTATCAGCACCGCACCGACTCGGCACGCCTCCAGGAGCAGTGGGAGTTCCTGCCCACCGGCCTGAGCGGGGTGCTCCGGATCAAGAACGTCGGCTCGGGGCTGTGCCTGGAGCCCAACAACCAGGACGCACTGCGCCACGTGGTCCAGCGGCAGTGCGACCGGGGCGAGCGTGCGCAGTGGTGGTGGGTTGACAAGGACGAGGGCCTGCGGATCGCCCCGTACAACAACGCCAACCGGGTGATGAATCCCTACCAGGTGGCCTACCCCTCGCGCGACATCGTGCTGAACAAGGACGTGGACAGCCTCTCCCAGCGGTGGAGCGCGATTCCGGTCGAGTGA
- a CDS encoding zinc finger protein, with product MVLEVPLLGWGWSGPVVWWNPVGGFRHAFSREVRPRPQQQRDTLCGQRVTLIDPSEVDWLVPTCDICMSTAIEHGREQEQREQETSRKLRERFGRDRFGRDGGSL from the coding sequence TGAGGTTCCGTTGTTGGGGTGGGGTTGGTCGGGTCCGGTGGTGTGGTGGAACCCGGTGGGCGGGTTTCGGCACGCGTTCTCCCGGGAGGTGCGGCCGCGTCCGCAGCAACAACGCGACACCTTGTGCGGGCAGCGGGTCACGTTGATCGATCCGTCCGAGGTGGACTGGCTGGTGCCCACCTGCGACATCTGCATGAGTACGGCGATCGAGCACGGCCGTGAGCAGGAGCAGCGAGAACAGGAGACCAGCCGCAAGCTCCGCGAACGCTTCGGCCGGGACCGCTTCGGCAGGGACGGAGGCTCGCTGTGA
- a CDS encoding SDR family NAD(P)-dependent oxidoreductase: protein MNRFDGRGALVTGAASGIGQATALRLLEEGARLVAADISEDGLAETRQRAEDAGTAERLTTMRLDTADEESVTSVVADAVQRLGGLDALVNAAGMLRAAHTHETSLELWNRIMTVNLTGTFLVTRQALPALLESEHGVVVNFSSTSASFAHPYMAAYAASKGGIQSFTHTLASEYSKWGLRAVCVAPGSIKSGITDETPNYLPADADMSLFAKLSPALRTDQEAGGATMAGPETVAGVVAMLASDDGAFTTGTEIRIDGGTHA, encoded by the coding sequence ATGAACCGTTTCGACGGACGCGGGGCACTGGTAACCGGGGCGGCCTCCGGGATAGGGCAGGCGACCGCGTTGCGGTTGCTGGAGGAGGGAGCCCGGCTGGTGGCCGCCGACATCTCGGAGGACGGTCTGGCCGAGACGCGGCAGCGCGCCGAGGACGCGGGAACCGCCGAACGGCTGACCACCATGCGGCTGGACACCGCCGACGAGGAGTCGGTCACCTCCGTGGTCGCTGACGCGGTGCAGCGTCTGGGCGGGCTCGACGCGCTGGTCAACGCGGCGGGCATGCTGCGCGCCGCGCACACCCACGAGACCTCGCTGGAGCTGTGGAACCGGATCATGACGGTCAACCTGACCGGAACCTTCCTGGTGACCAGGCAGGCGTTGCCCGCCCTGCTGGAGAGCGAGCACGGCGTGGTGGTCAACTTCAGCTCCACCTCGGCCTCGTTCGCCCACCCGTACATGGCCGCCTACGCCGCCAGCAAGGGCGGGATCCAGTCGTTCACGCACACACTGGCCAGCGAGTACTCCAAGTGGGGCCTGCGCGCGGTCTGCGTCGCCCCGGGCAGCATCAAGAGCGGCATCACCGACGAGACCCCGAACTACCTGCCCGCCGACGCCGACATGTCGCTGTTCGCCAAGCTCTCCCCGGCGCTGCGCACCGACCAGGAGGCGGGTGGAGCCACCATGGCGGGCCCGGAGACGGTGGCCGGAGTGGTGGCGATGCTGGCCTCCGACGACGGGGCCTTCACCACCGGCACCGAGATCCGGATCGACGGCGGCACCCACGCGTAG
- a CDS encoding CPBP family intramembrane glutamic endopeptidase, with translation MNPRHGLTAPRAWLLPERPAEPVRVTDPGQRRAIVVELVIVFTITLGMSGLQSLLSLLDALLRPESLDQQAVAINTSRARLGLLDLAEQLTGVLRLFAWAALGLYLLWRGGVALRSIGFDGTAPGRDLARGAGLAALIGIPGLGLYLVAHALGLNLAVQPSTLDDSWWRAPVLVLSALGNSAAEEVLVVGYLLTRLRQLGATENRALWISAVLRGSYHLYQGFGGFVGNVVMGLVYGRVWQRTNRIHALVVGHALIDVVAFVGYALLRDQVGWLP, from the coding sequence GTGAACCCCCGCCACGGCCTCACCGCGCCGCGTGCCTGGCTGCTGCCCGAACGTCCCGCCGAACCGGTCCGGGTCACGGATCCCGGGCAGCGCAGGGCGATCGTCGTCGAGCTGGTGATCGTCTTCACGATCACGCTCGGCATGTCGGGGCTGCAGAGCCTGCTGTCACTGCTGGACGCGCTGCTGCGGCCGGAGTCGCTGGACCAGCAGGCGGTGGCGATCAACACCTCACGCGCTCGGCTGGGGCTGCTGGACCTGGCGGAGCAGTTGACGGGCGTGCTGCGGCTGTTCGCGTGGGCCGCCCTCGGGCTCTACCTGCTGTGGCGGGGTGGCGTCGCGCTGCGAAGCATCGGTTTCGACGGCACCGCCCCCGGCCGCGACCTGGCGCGCGGCGCCGGACTGGCCGCGCTGATCGGCATCCCCGGCCTGGGGCTGTACCTGGTGGCGCACGCCCTGGGGCTGAACCTGGCCGTGCAACCGTCCACCCTGGACGACAGCTGGTGGCGCGCTCCGGTGCTGGTGCTGTCCGCCCTCGGCAACTCGGCCGCCGAGGAGGTGCTGGTCGTGGGCTACCTGCTCACCCGGCTGCGCCAGCTGGGCGCCACCGAGAACCGCGCGCTGTGGATCTCGGCGGTGCTGCGCGGCTCGTACCACCTGTACCAGGGCTTCGGCGGTTTCGTGGGCAACGTGGTGATGGGGCTGGTCTACGGCCGGGTGTGGCAGCGCACCAACCGGATCCACGCGCTGGTCGTCGGACACGCGCTGATCGACGTCGTCGCCTTCGTCGGTTACGCCCTGTTGCGCGATCAGGTGGGCTGGCTGCCCTGA
- the cydB gene encoding cytochrome d ubiquinol oxidase subunit II, with translation MDLPTVWFCVIALLWLGYLFLEGFDFGVGMLLPVLGRRETERRVLINTIGPVWDGNEVWLIVAGGAMFASFPGWYAGLFSTAYLPLTLLLLVLIGRGVAFEYRGKVDTDRWRRAWDAVIVIASWVAPLMVGLVLSATVFGLPLDANGDRVGGPLVILTLPNLLGSLAVVAFSLLHGAAFLALKTEGGVRERAHRFALLLGVPLLLPVVGLLLVAQLREGAAWTWIPLVIALLTGLAALARQAVGRDGQAFVLQGVALAGVVVTLFGALWPNVLPSTIDPAWSLSIAETASSPYTLTVVTWVAAFGTPAVLVYQGWTYWVFRKRIGTKHIPPVHAA, from the coding sequence ATGGATCTGCCGACCGTCTGGTTCTGCGTCATCGCCCTGCTCTGGCTGGGCTACCTCTTCCTGGAGGGCTTCGACTTCGGGGTCGGCATGCTGCTGCCGGTCCTGGGACGCAGGGAGACCGAACGCCGGGTGCTGATCAACACGATCGGACCGGTCTGGGACGGCAACGAGGTCTGGCTGATCGTCGCGGGCGGCGCCATGTTCGCCTCCTTCCCGGGGTGGTACGCGGGGCTGTTCAGCACCGCCTACCTGCCGCTGACCCTGCTGCTGCTGGTGCTCATCGGCCGGGGAGTGGCCTTCGAGTACCGGGGCAAGGTCGACACCGACCGGTGGCGACGCGCCTGGGACGCGGTGATCGTGATCGCCTCCTGGGTCGCACCGCTGATGGTCGGGCTGGTGCTGTCGGCCACCGTGTTCGGGCTGCCGCTGGACGCCAACGGCGACCGGGTCGGCGGTCCGCTGGTCATCCTCACGCTGCCCAACCTGCTCGGCTCCCTGGCCGTGGTGGCGTTCTCGCTGCTGCACGGTGCCGCGTTCCTGGCGCTGAAGACCGAGGGCGGGGTACGGGAACGCGCCCACCGGTTCGCGCTGCTGCTCGGGGTGCCGCTGTTGCTGCCGGTGGTGGGGCTGCTGCTCGTCGCCCAGCTGCGGGAGGGAGCGGCATGGACCTGGATACCGCTGGTGATCGCGCTGCTGACGGGGCTGGCCGCGCTCGCGCGGCAGGCCGTGGGGCGCGACGGGCAGGCCTTCGTGCTGCAGGGGGTCGCGCTGGCCGGGGTGGTGGTCACGCTGTTCGGCGCGCTGTGGCCCAACGTGCTGCCCTCCACTATCGACCCGGCGTGGTCGCTGTCGATCGCCGAAACCGCCTCAAGCCCCTACACGCTGACCGTGGTCACGTGGGTGGCCGCCTTCGGAACCCCGGCCGTGCTGGTCTACCAGGGGTGGACGTACTGGGTGTTCCGCAAGCGGATCGGGACCAAACACATCCCCCCGGTGCACGCCGCTTAG
- a CDS encoding IclR family transcriptional regulator, producing the protein MSTSSARPAGDPTPEPEREPAGATPTKESSLTLERGLNLLQAVADADSEAPTISDLANIVGVSRAAVYRLLGPLQSRGLVRREGSKVRLGLGVLWLAGKVVPQLRFAALPALRALAERVGATVHLTVADGNEAQAIAVVEPSWTSYHVAYRVGTRHSVQRGAAGRAVDLSDEGPKWITSVGELQPGAYGVAAPVRGVPGLRASVGVVAMEPLSPDEVGPLVVRTCSAVADALG; encoded by the coding sequence ATGAGCACGAGCTCGGCCCGACCCGCCGGGGATCCGACTCCCGAACCCGAGCGGGAACCCGCCGGGGCCACTCCGACGAAGGAGAGCTCGCTGACGCTGGAGCGCGGCCTGAACCTGCTGCAGGCGGTGGCCGACGCCGACAGCGAGGCCCCGACCATCAGCGACCTGGCCAACATCGTCGGGGTCAGCAGGGCGGCGGTGTATCGGCTGCTGGGCCCGCTGCAGAGTCGGGGACTGGTACGGCGCGAGGGCTCCAAGGTCCGGTTGGGGCTGGGCGTGCTGTGGCTGGCGGGCAAGGTGGTGCCGCAGCTGCGGTTCGCGGCCTTACCCGCGTTGCGCGCCCTCGCGGAGCGGGTGGGGGCCACCGTGCACCTCACGGTGGCCGACGGCAACGAGGCCCAGGCGATCGCGGTGGTCGAACCCTCCTGGACGAGTTACCACGTCGCCTACCGGGTGGGGACCAGGCACTCCGTGCAGCGCGGTGCCGCCGGTCGTGCCGTGGACCTGTCGGACGAGGGGCCGAAGTGGATCACCAGTGTGGGGGAACTCCAGCCGGGGGCCTACGGAGTGGCGGCCCCGGTGCGCGGTGTTCCCGGGCTGCGGGCCAGCGTGGGGGTGGTAGCCATGGAGCCGCTCTCGCCGGACGAGGTGGGGCCGCTCGTCGTACGCACCTGTTCCGCCGTCGCCGACGCGTTGGGATAG